A genomic stretch from Mycobacteriales bacterium includes:
- a CDS encoding PadR family transcriptional regulator, with protein sequence MFHDHHDEAGATRRHPRSRHADRHAERHAHRHGGRRHHDWDFGARRFDSGHRAGRGDVRAAVLALLAEEPMHGYQMIQELAERSGGAWTPSPGSVYPALQLLQDQGLVTAAEADGKRVFSLTPSGQEAAAARGEAPLPWEAAARGARGGFSQLRELLGQVIAATKQVASAGSEAQIERAADVLRTSRRELYRILAEDDTQQQS encoded by the coding sequence TTGTTTCACGACCATCACGACGAGGCCGGTGCGACCCGCCGGCACCCCCGCAGCCGGCACGCCGATCGCCACGCGGAGCGGCACGCTCATCGCCACGGCGGGCGACGCCATCACGACTGGGACTTCGGCGCCCGCCGCTTCGACTCCGGCCACCGGGCAGGTCGCGGCGACGTCCGCGCCGCGGTCCTGGCGTTGCTCGCCGAGGAACCGATGCACGGCTACCAGATGATCCAGGAGCTGGCCGAGCGAAGCGGTGGCGCCTGGACGCCGAGCCCCGGCTCGGTCTACCCGGCACTGCAGCTGCTCCAAGACCAGGGACTGGTGACGGCGGCCGAGGCCGACGGCAAGCGCGTGTTCTCGCTGACCCCGTCCGGCCAGGAAGCCGCCGCTGCGCGCGGCGAGGCTCCTCTGCCGTGGGAGGCGGCGGCGCGCGGGGCGCGCGGCGGGTTCAGCCAGCTGCGCGAGCTGCTCGGGCAGGTCATCGCGGCGACCAAGCAGGTCGCCTCCGCGGGCAGCGAGGCCCAGATCGAACGCGCCGCCGACGTACTGCGCACCAGCCGCCGGGAGCTCTACCGGATCCTCGCGGAGGACGACACGCAGCAGCAGAGCTAG
- a CDS encoding TIGR03767 family metallophosphoesterase produces the protein MTTVERRLVPGVRNDRGYRALEPAPGEPHCVYADDGVELPEGWREVAVPLLVLAQLSDLHVMDAQSPARFELIDRYADPDSPWRAELPEIGMYRPQEPFTTHVVAAMVQAVNAARCGPVSGAPVEVVVVTGDMTDNAQRNELRNYLGLLDGGTVIEPGSGQAGVWEGVGGVVDDDERYWHPDGARADLAAARGLPRADGLLAAATTPFPATGLDAPWLAVHGNHDLLIQGTVPSTGRYAGISTGTDKAVTAPDGLDAAGLVAALYDCRPQALDLLVGSRRVTVTSDPDRRHVTRAEHVAAHLDSPGSPPGHGYTEDNRARDTAYYTWDSPAVRCVVLDTVNEHGGWQGCLDRAQFAWLEAVLAAADRPTVLFSHHPLETLVNDRHPRGFPSPVLVDELREMLLRHTCLVAWVNGHTHEHRVTAQRRADGSLAWWQITTASHIDWPQQARIVELLQVGARLVIGATVLDHAGEVSWSGRLDPIGLAGLSREIAANNWQRPAGEPADGAGQPSDRNVILVSRMPLAAAVPSVVVAD, from the coding sequence GTGACCACCGTCGAGCGCCGGTTGGTTCCCGGCGTTCGCAACGACCGCGGGTACCGCGCTCTCGAGCCGGCGCCCGGCGAACCGCACTGCGTGTACGCCGACGACGGCGTCGAGCTGCCGGAGGGTTGGCGCGAGGTCGCCGTGCCGCTCCTCGTGCTGGCCCAGCTGTCGGACCTGCACGTGATGGACGCCCAGTCTCCGGCGCGCTTCGAGCTGATCGACCGCTACGCCGACCCGGACTCGCCGTGGCGCGCCGAGCTGCCCGAGATCGGGATGTACCGGCCTCAGGAGCCGTTCACGACCCACGTCGTGGCCGCGATGGTGCAGGCAGTCAACGCGGCTCGGTGCGGTCCGGTCTCCGGGGCGCCGGTCGAGGTCGTCGTCGTCACCGGCGACATGACCGACAACGCGCAGCGAAACGAGCTGCGCAACTACCTCGGCCTGCTGGACGGCGGGACGGTGATCGAGCCCGGCTCGGGACAGGCCGGTGTCTGGGAAGGGGTCGGCGGCGTGGTCGACGACGACGAGCGCTACTGGCATCCCGACGGCGCGCGTGCCGACCTGGCCGCGGCGCGCGGGCTGCCCCGCGCCGACGGGCTGCTCGCCGCCGCGACGACGCCGTTCCCCGCCACCGGGCTCGACGCGCCGTGGCTGGCGGTGCACGGCAACCACGACCTGCTGATCCAGGGAACCGTCCCGAGCACGGGCCGCTACGCCGGCATCTCGACCGGCACCGACAAAGCGGTCACTGCGCCCGACGGCCTGGACGCGGCCGGCCTCGTCGCCGCCCTCTACGACTGCCGACCGCAGGCGCTCGACCTGCTCGTCGGGTCACGCCGGGTGACGGTCACGTCGGACCCGGACCGCCGTCACGTGACCCGCGCCGAACATGTCGCGGCCCACCTCGACTCGCCCGGCTCGCCACCCGGGCACGGCTACACCGAGGACAACCGCGCCCGGGACACGGCGTACTACACGTGGGACAGCCCAGCGGTGCGCTGCGTCGTGCTCGACACCGTGAACGAGCACGGCGGGTGGCAGGGCTGCCTGGACCGCGCGCAGTTCGCCTGGCTCGAGGCGGTCCTCGCGGCCGCCGACCGGCCGACCGTGTTGTTCAGCCACCACCCGCTCGAGACGCTCGTCAACGACCGCCACCCGCGGGGCTTCCCGTCGCCGGTGCTGGTTGACGAGCTGCGCGAGATGCTGCTGCGCCACACATGCCTGGTCGCCTGGGTCAACGGTCACACCCATGAGCACCGGGTCACCGCGCAGCGCCGAGCCGACGGTTCGCTGGCCTGGTGGCAGATCACGACCGCGTCCCACATCGACTGGCCGCAGCAGGCACGCATCGTCGAGCTGCTCCAGGTCGGAGCGCGGCTCGTGATCGGCGCCACGGTGCTCGATCACGCCGGGGAGGTGAGCTGGTCCGGTCGCCTCGACCCGATCGGCCTGGCGGGGTTGTCCAGAGAGATCGCCGCGAACAACTGGCAGCGCCCGGCGGGGGAGCCGGCCGACGGCGCCGGTCAGCCGAGCGACCGCAACGTGATCCTCGTCAGCCGGATGCCGCTCGCGGCGGCTGTGCCGTCGGTGGTCGTCGCGGACTAG
- a CDS encoding ABC transporter ATP-binding protein produces MTELTTGSRLKRRTAATSRPAVAPVAAGGAHVSFQEVTRRFGATTALDGLSVDIAPGELLALLGPSGCGKTTALRVLAGFEHADTGQVLVDGRDITEVPARKRDMGMVFQSYSLFPTMTALDNVAYGLRLRRQAGPARRNAAQELLDMVGLAPQAKRYPHQMSGGQQQRVALARALAIEPRVLLLDEPLSALDAKVRIALRDQIRSLQQRLGTTTLIVTHDQEEALSMADRVGVMRNGRLEQVASPTELYTQPATPFVAEFVGTMNRIPGQTAESQVMVLGATVPFTGPPQARGVVDVLVRPEGLGVVPDRNGDAIVTSHSFRGAVTRLGVQLSGDSAVWVDVSSDAATAITPGDPVRVTLIAPRVLVDVPQ; encoded by the coding sequence ATGACCGAGCTGACCACCGGATCGCGGCTCAAGCGCCGTACCGCCGCCACATCACGTCCGGCCGTCGCACCGGTTGCGGCCGGCGGGGCGCACGTGTCGTTCCAAGAGGTGACCCGACGCTTCGGCGCGACGACGGCGCTCGACGGCCTGAGCGTCGACATCGCCCCCGGAGAGCTGCTCGCTCTGCTCGGCCCGTCAGGCTGCGGCAAGACCACGGCGCTGCGGGTGCTCGCCGGCTTCGAGCACGCCGACACCGGCCAGGTCCTCGTCGACGGGCGCGACATCACCGAGGTCCCGGCGCGAAAGCGCGACATGGGGATGGTGTTCCAGAGCTACAGCCTGTTCCCGACGATGACCGCGCTCGACAACGTCGCCTACGGTCTGCGGCTGCGCCGGCAGGCCGGCCCCGCACGCCGCAACGCCGCGCAGGAGCTGCTCGACATGGTCGGGCTCGCCCCGCAGGCCAAGCGCTACCCCCACCAGATGTCCGGCGGCCAGCAGCAGCGGGTCGCGCTCGCGCGGGCGCTCGCGATCGAGCCACGAGTGTTGCTGCTCGACGAACCGCTGTCGGCACTCGACGCCAAGGTGCGCATCGCGCTGCGCGACCAGATCCGCTCGCTGCAACAGCGGCTCGGCACGACGACGCTTATCGTCACGCACGACCAGGAGGAGGCGCTGTCGATGGCCGACCGGGTCGGCGTGATGCGCAACGGCCGGCTCGAGCAGGTGGCGTCCCCGACCGAGCTGTACACCCAGCCCGCCACGCCGTTCGTCGCGGAGTTCGTCGGGACCATGAACCGGATCCCGGGGCAGACCGCCGAGTCGCAGGTCATGGTGCTGGGCGCCACCGTGCCGTTCACCGGACCACCGCAGGCGCGCGGCGTCGTCGACGTCCTGGTGCGTCCCGAAGGGCTCGGCGTCGTACCCGACCGCAACGGCGACGCGATCGTCACCTCGCACAGCTTCCGCGGCGCGGTCACCCGGCTCGGCGTGCAGCTGTCCGGCGACAGCGCGGTGTGGGTGGACGTGTCGAGCGACGCGGCCACCGCGATCACCCCGGGCGACCCGGTCAGGGTCACGCTGATCGCACCGCGGGTGCTGGTGGACGTCCCGCAGTGA
- a CDS encoding ABC transporter permease subunit, which translates to MTAPEIGLRGLATDVQLPSPPRSRSRARARAQLRSGVSRHVILIIAALYLLLPLYAGVKFALTSDTHHFSFEGFRSIPRQPGFGDAFKLSLKLALVTTIITLVLMVPTAVFVHLRLPKLRRLLDGLTILPIVIPPVVLIVGVLQVAPTKLKGTPYLLALEYVVLAMPFAYRSLDAGLRSFDLRTMVDASRSLGGGWLSTLWSVLLPNLRAAVMSATVLTVALVLGEYTMATLDQYTTFPVWIVTSDQYAAQTSVGASILALVVTWGILLVISVLGGRRRGRRNREETG; encoded by the coding sequence ATGACCGCGCCGGAGATCGGGTTGCGCGGCCTGGCCACCGACGTGCAGCTGCCGTCGCCGCCGCGATCGCGCAGCCGGGCGCGCGCCAGGGCGCAGCTGCGCAGCGGAGTGTCGCGCCACGTCATCTTGATCATCGCTGCTCTGTACCTGCTGCTCCCGCTCTACGCCGGGGTCAAGTTCGCGCTCACCAGCGACACCCATCACTTCAGCTTCGAAGGGTTCCGCAGCATCCCGCGGCAGCCCGGCTTCGGCGACGCGTTCAAGCTGTCGTTGAAGCTGGCGCTGGTCACGACGATCATCACGCTCGTCCTGATGGTGCCGACCGCGGTCTTCGTCCATCTGCGGCTGCCGAAGCTGCGCCGGCTGCTCGACGGGCTGACCATCCTGCCGATCGTGATCCCGCCGGTGGTGCTGATCGTCGGCGTGCTGCAGGTCGCACCGACGAAGCTCAAGGGCACGCCGTACCTGCTGGCGCTGGAGTACGTCGTCCTCGCCATGCCGTTCGCGTACCGGTCACTCGACGCCGGGCTGCGCTCGTTCGACCTTCGGACGATGGTCGACGCGTCGCGGTCCCTCGGCGGCGGCTGGCTGTCGACGCTGTGGAGCGTCCTGCTCCCGAACCTGCGCGCGGCGGTGATGTCGGCGACCGTGCTCACCGTGGCGCTGGTGCTGGGCGAGTACACGATGGCGACGCTCGACCAGTACACGACGTTCCCGGTGTGGATCGTCACGAGCGACCAGTACGCCGCGCAGACCTCGGTCGGCGCCTCGATCCTCGCCCTCGTCGTGACCTGGGGGATTCTGCTGGTGATCTCGGTCCTCGGGGGCCGGCGCCGCGGCCGTCGTAACCGAGAGGAAACCGGATGA
- a CDS encoding ABC transporter permease subunit, with protein sequence MPVQLRSLLRRMSVLGGLLPFLAYITVFLLVPAVAVIVGAFKTPDGHATLHNFHIATTGVYRTGYERSIKLSLIASIVPAILGFVIAQAIHKSPPDAFLRKFVVSLSGVFANFGGVPLAFLFISTWGPVSVTNSWLGDIGIHWVPNVHSFNAVAAVYLYFQIPLMVLVILPAFEGLKPAWREASDNLGGNGLSYWRHVAGPAILPAFLGATLLLFGSAFSAYATAEALTSGTIPLTPIQIGSFLNGNVLPGQENVGKALAAGMLVIIAVVMGIYAILQRRAARWASA encoded by the coding sequence ATGCCCGTCCAGCTGCGCTCACTCCTCCGGCGGATGAGCGTGCTGGGCGGGCTGCTGCCGTTCCTCGCTTACATCACGGTCTTCCTGCTCGTCCCGGCCGTCGCGGTGATCGTCGGTGCCTTCAAGACTCCCGACGGCCACGCCACGCTTCACAACTTCCACATCGCGACGACCGGCGTCTACCGCACCGGCTACGAGAGGAGCATCAAGCTCTCGCTGATCGCCTCGATCGTCCCGGCGATCCTGGGGTTCGTCATCGCCCAGGCGATCCACAAGTCGCCGCCTGATGCCTTCCTGCGCAAGTTCGTCGTGTCGTTGTCCGGCGTGTTCGCCAACTTCGGCGGCGTGCCGCTCGCCTTCCTGTTCATCTCGACGTGGGGCCCGGTCAGCGTCACCAACAGCTGGCTCGGCGACATCGGGATCCACTGGGTGCCCAACGTGCACAGCTTCAACGCCGTCGCCGCCGTGTACCTCTACTTCCAGATCCCGCTCATGGTGTTGGTGATCCTGCCGGCGTTCGAAGGGCTCAAGCCCGCCTGGCGGGAGGCGTCGGACAACCTCGGCGGCAACGGCCTGTCCTACTGGCGCCACGTCGCCGGGCCCGCCATCCTGCCGGCGTTCCTCGGCGCCACGCTGCTGCTGTTCGGCAGCGCGTTCTCGGCGTACGCCACCGCGGAGGCGCTCACCAGCGGCACCATCCCGCTCACCCCGATCCAGATCGGCTCGTTCCTGAACGGCAACGTGCTGCCCGGCCAGGAGAACGTCGGCAAGGCACTGGCCGCCGGGATGCTCGTGATCATCGCGGTGGTCATGGGGATCTACGCGATCCTCCAGCGCCGGGCCGCGAGATGGGCGAGCGCATGA
- a CDS encoding ABC transporter substrate-binding protein, with protein sequence MTSTFGKRRTVAASAAGAALLITLAACGSSSSGGGSATDTSSTTGTTDWSTTQSAADGGGMDALVAAAKAEGTLNVITLPRDWANYGNIMDSFSKKYGIKINDANPDGSSQDEINAMQQLKGQSRAPDVLDMGTSFAITATNDGLLAPYKVATWNDIPAAEKDADGHWFDDYGGYVSIGYDPSKVKTPPTSFKDLLNPIYKNQVGINGDPTETGAGFAAVYAAALANGGSFANIKPGIDYFKQLKSVGNFVPGTSSATTVQSGQTPIFIYWDYLQASEVAPHVPGYKIVIPTDGQYASYYSQAISASAPDPAAARLWEEYLYSQEGQNLWLQGFARPAELGTLVSDGTVDEAAYKALPAVPDPKLSFPTAAQLTAAQAEVAKDWPTEVGG encoded by the coding sequence ATGACCTCAACCTTTGGCAAGCGACGCACAGTCGCTGCAAGCGCCGCTGGAGCGGCACTTCTCATCACCCTCGCGGCCTGCGGCAGCAGCAGCAGCGGCGGGGGCTCCGCGACGGACACCTCCTCGACCACCGGCACCACCGACTGGTCGACGACGCAGTCCGCGGCGGACGGGGGCGGGATGGATGCGCTCGTGGCGGCCGCGAAGGCGGAAGGCACGCTCAACGTCATCACGTTGCCTCGCGACTGGGCGAACTACGGCAACATCATGGACAGCTTCAGCAAGAAGTACGGCATCAAGATCAACGACGCGAACCCCGACGGCTCCTCGCAGGACGAGATCAACGCGATGCAGCAGCTGAAGGGGCAAAGCCGCGCCCCGGACGTCCTCGACATGGGTACGTCGTTCGCAATCACCGCGACCAACGACGGTCTGCTCGCGCCGTACAAGGTCGCGACGTGGAACGACATCCCGGCAGCCGAGAAGGACGCCGACGGCCACTGGTTCGACGACTACGGCGGCTACGTCTCGATCGGCTACGACCCGTCGAAGGTCAAGACGCCGCCGACGTCGTTCAAGGACCTGCTCAACCCGATCTACAAGAACCAGGTCGGCATCAACGGCGACCCGACCGAGACAGGCGCCGGTTTCGCGGCCGTCTACGCCGCGGCGCTTGCCAACGGCGGGTCGTTCGCGAACATCAAGCCGGGCATCGACTACTTCAAGCAGTTGAAGTCGGTCGGCAACTTTGTGCCGGGCACCAGCAGCGCCACGACGGTGCAGAGCGGGCAGACCCCGATCTTCATCTACTGGGACTACCTGCAGGCCTCCGAGGTCGCGCCGCACGTGCCGGGCTACAAGATCGTGATCCCGACCGACGGCCAGTACGCGAGCTACTACTCGCAGGCGATCAGCGCGTCCGCTCCGGACCCGGCAGCGGCACGGCTGTGGGAGGAGTACCTGTACTCCCAGGAAGGCCAGAACCTGTGGCTGCAGGGCTTCGCGCGTCCGGCTGAGCTCGGCACGCTGGTGAGCGACGGCACGGTCGACGAGGCGGCGTACAAGGCGCTGCCGGCCGTCCCCGACCCGAAGCTGTCGTTCCCGACGGCCGCCCAGCTGACCGCTGCCCAGGCCGAGGTCGCCAAGGACTGGCCGACCGAGGTCGGCGGCTAG
- a CDS encoding HD domain-containing protein codes for MRLVAADLDEIVDLLEIGASDLDAGGENGGFSLLDHGLQCARLARVRHPEDLELQVAALVHDIGQTLTDNDEAAHGRVGADFVAPVLGPRVAALVELHVPAKRYLVTTDDDYSQRLSPASVASLELQGGRMTAVEVEQFEQRPWSDDAVTLRRYDEAAKIAGEAVEPLESWLPTLREVAGRVSVDATVRGAAHERS; via the coding sequence ATGAGGTTGGTGGCAGCAGACCTCGACGAGATCGTCGACCTGCTCGAGATCGGCGCGAGCGACCTCGACGCCGGCGGGGAGAACGGTGGCTTCAGCCTGCTCGACCACGGTCTGCAGTGCGCCCGGTTGGCCCGGGTGCGCCATCCCGAGGACCTCGAGCTCCAGGTGGCCGCGCTCGTCCACGACATCGGCCAGACCCTCACCGACAACGACGAAGCCGCGCACGGCCGCGTCGGCGCGGACTTCGTCGCGCCGGTGCTCGGCCCACGGGTGGCGGCCCTGGTCGAGCTCCACGTGCCCGCGAAGCGATACCTCGTGACCACGGACGACGACTACTCGCAGCGGCTGTCGCCCGCCAGCGTCGCGAGCCTCGAGCTGCAAGGCGGCCGGATGACCGCCGTCGAGGTGGAGCAGTTCGAGCAGCGGCCGTGGTCGGACGACGCCGTCACGCTGCGCCGGTACGACGAGGCGGCGAAGATCGCCGGCGAGGCCGTCGAGCCTCTCGAGTCGTGGCTGCCGACGTTGCGTGAGGTCGCCGGACGGGTGTCTGTCGACGCAACTGTTCGGGGTGCCGCCCACGAAAGGTCGTGA
- a CDS encoding HAD-IA family hydrolase, whose translation MTITLACLDMAGTTVADDGVVNASFDAAMRAVGVDAGSERWVSATQIVEATMGQSKIAVFTRIFGDAETAERANQAFEDAYAEAVAAGQVNAIPGARELLDKLRAGGTAVCLTTGFSPVTRDQILDCLGWGDAVDLVLSPGDAGRGRPWPDMIWTAALQLQADRMSEVAVVGDTPSDIETGRRAGAGLVVGVLTGAGSEADLRAAGADEVVTDVTELADLATRSAP comes from the coding sequence ATGACGATCACACTCGCCTGCCTGGACATGGCAGGGACGACCGTCGCCGACGACGGGGTCGTCAACGCGTCGTTCGACGCGGCGATGCGCGCCGTCGGGGTGGACGCCGGATCCGAGCGCTGGGTGAGCGCGACCCAGATCGTCGAGGCGACGATGGGGCAGTCGAAGATCGCGGTGTTCACCCGGATCTTCGGTGACGCCGAGACCGCCGAGCGGGCAAACCAGGCGTTCGAGGACGCGTACGCCGAAGCCGTGGCCGCGGGCCAGGTGAACGCGATCCCGGGTGCCCGGGAGCTGTTGGACAAGCTGCGCGCGGGCGGCACGGCGGTGTGCCTGACGACCGGCTTCTCGCCGGTCACCCGTGACCAGATCCTGGACTGTCTCGGCTGGGGCGACGCGGTGGATCTCGTCCTGTCACCGGGAGACGCCGGTCGTGGCCGACCGTGGCCGGACATGATCTGGACGGCGGCGCTGCAGCTGCAGGCAGACCGGATGTCGGAGGTCGCGGTGGTCGGAGACACCCCCAGCGACATCGAGACCGGACGCCGAGCCGGCGCCGGCCTCGTCGTCGGGGTGCTCACCGGTGCCGGGTCGGAAGCCGACCTGCGCGCGGCCGGGGCCGACGAGGTGGTGACGGACGTGACCGAGCTCGCCGACCTCGCCACGAGGAGCGCGCCATGA
- a CDS encoding TIGR03364 family FAD-dependent oxidoreductase: MRQRLVVVGGGILGAMHAWHGRRRGYQVVHLEREVAARGASVRNFGLVWVSGRKPGAELDLALRARELWDAVASDVPAVALRSGGSMTLAVNDDEWRVVQQAADLPDAGARGFHLLDPDEVRARNPGLAGKLHGALWCDRDALVEPRLACAAIVAKLADDPDYTWRPACAVVDVRDGGVRDDEGVWWDGDLVVVCPGAAHSGPFAGWLRTGVRRVRLQMMQTAPLGTTLTTSVADADSLRYYPAYAGLDLASLPPQPPVAAQSGLQLLMAQRIDGSLTIGDTHGYDEPFGFDVEEPPYDELYRRAAAVIGPDMPRVVRRWAGVYSQTTDERIYARHDVADRVVLVTGAGGRGMTCSPAIAEETFEAAA; encoded by the coding sequence GTGCGGCAACGGCTGGTCGTGGTCGGCGGCGGGATCCTGGGCGCTATGCACGCCTGGCACGGCAGGCGGCGCGGCTACCAGGTGGTGCACCTCGAACGCGAGGTCGCCGCGCGCGGCGCCAGCGTGCGCAACTTCGGTCTGGTCTGGGTCAGTGGCCGCAAGCCGGGCGCTGAGCTCGACCTCGCGCTGCGGGCCCGCGAGCTCTGGGACGCGGTCGCTTCCGACGTGCCCGCTGTGGCCCTGCGCAGCGGTGGCTCGATGACGTTGGCCGTCAACGACGACGAGTGGCGGGTGGTGCAGCAGGCGGCCGACCTGCCGGACGCCGGCGCACGCGGGTTCCACCTGCTCGACCCGGACGAGGTCCGAGCTCGTAATCCCGGACTCGCCGGCAAGTTGCACGGCGCGCTGTGGTGCGATCGCGACGCGCTGGTCGAGCCCCGGCTCGCCTGCGCCGCCATCGTCGCGAAGCTGGCCGACGACCCCGACTACACCTGGCGCCCGGCGTGCGCCGTCGTCGACGTCCGCGACGGCGGGGTGCGCGACGACGAGGGCGTGTGGTGGGACGGCGACCTGGTGGTGGTCTGCCCCGGCGCCGCGCACAGCGGCCCGTTCGCGGGGTGGCTGCGCACCGGTGTACGCCGGGTCCGGCTGCAGATGATGCAGACCGCGCCGCTCGGGACGACCCTCACGACGTCGGTCGCCGACGCGGACTCGCTGCGTTACTACCCCGCGTACGCCGGCCTCGATCTCGCGTCGTTGCCGCCGCAGCCGCCGGTGGCGGCGCAGTCGGGACTGCAACTGCTGATGGCACAACGCATCGACGGCTCGCTCACCATCGGCGACACCCACGGCTACGACGAGCCGTTCGGGTTCGACGTCGAAGAGCCGCCGTACGACGAGCTCTACCGCCGCGCCGCCGCTGTGATCGGTCCGGACATGCCCCGCGTCGTACGCCGCTGGGCCGGCGTCTACAGCCAGACCACCGACGAGCGCATCTACGCCCGCCACGACGTGGCGGACCGGGTGGTGCTCGTCACCGGCGCGGGAGGCCGCGGGATGACCTGCTCGCCGGCGATCGCCGAGGAGACCTTCGAGGCGGCGGCATGA
- a CDS encoding type II toxin-antitoxin system VapC family toxin produces the protein MIVVDASVLANVVGDDGADGDRARAALRGEQLSVPDLVDVEVVSVLRRRWLAKTMTARRFAAAVDDLGAVPADRYPVLPFMPRAYELRANLSAYDATYVALAEQLGCALLTADRRLASAHGPRCAITVIST, from the coding sequence GTGATTGTTGTCGATGCGTCGGTGCTCGCCAATGTGGTCGGTGACGACGGAGCCGACGGCGACCGCGCTCGCGCGGCGCTTCGCGGTGAACAACTCAGCGTTCCGGACTTGGTTGACGTGGAGGTCGTGTCGGTCCTGCGTCGCCGCTGGCTGGCCAAGACCATGACCGCACGACGGTTCGCGGCGGCCGTCGACGACCTGGGTGCGGTACCGGCAGACCGCTACCCGGTGCTGCCGTTCATGCCTCGCGCCTACGAGCTTCGCGCGAATCTCAGCGCCTACGACGCGACCTACGTCGCCCTGGCCGAGCAACTCGGCTGTGCCCTGCTCACTGCGGACCGACGCTTGGCCTCGGCGCACGGCCCCCGTTGCGCGATCACCGTGATCAGCACCTGA
- a CDS encoding transcriptional regulator: MRRILLSPKWWAGHLLVVIAVLVMLRLGLWQWHRSQSGSGGIQNYAYAFQWPCFAVFAIVLWVKTIRLELSDDEDRQESRFGAKPLPEPKIKRVAGVRIGIMTTAEPVDDDDPEVAEYNARLARMNARAEAAEAGGRVGR; this comes from the coding sequence GTGCGAAGGATTCTGCTCTCACCCAAGTGGTGGGCAGGGCATCTCCTCGTCGTGATCGCCGTCCTCGTGATGTTGCGGCTCGGGCTGTGGCAGTGGCACCGCTCGCAGTCCGGCAGTGGCGGAATCCAGAACTACGCGTACGCGTTCCAGTGGCCCTGCTTCGCGGTGTTCGCGATCGTGCTGTGGGTCAAGACGATCCGGCTCGAGCTCAGCGACGACGAGGATCGCCAGGAGTCCCGCTTCGGCGCGAAGCCGCTGCCCGAGCCGAAGATCAAGCGGGTGGCCGGCGTACGCATCGGCATCATGACCACCGCCGAGCCGGTCGATGACGACGACCCCGAGGTGGCCGAGTACAACGCGCGGCTGGCCCGCATGAACGCTCGCGCCGAGGCCGCCGAAGCCGGCGGCCGAGTGGGGCGCTGA
- a CDS encoding DUF3817 domain-containing protein, giving the protein MAGGVLDFRSVDGALLRYRVVAIIVSVLLVVLFFVGIPLEFAGDHPGVDRIVGVVHGAIFFPLYIILTFDLTRRMRMSPIQLVLTVLAGTVPVASFYAERYTTRYMRERQAALAAVAVADVPPTN; this is encoded by the coding sequence GTGGCGGGGGGCGTGCTCGACTTCCGCAGCGTCGACGGAGCCTTGCTGCGCTACCGGGTCGTCGCGATCATCGTGAGCGTTCTGCTGGTGGTGCTGTTCTTCGTCGGGATCCCGCTGGAGTTCGCCGGTGACCATCCCGGTGTCGACCGCATCGTCGGGGTGGTGCACGGCGCGATCTTCTTTCCGCTCTACATCATCTTGACCTTCGACCTCACCCGACGGATGCGGATGTCGCCGATCCAGCTGGTCCTGACGGTGCTGGCCGGCACGGTGCCGGTCGCCTCGTTCTACGCCGAGCGCTACACGACGCGCTACATGCGCGAGCGCCAAGCGGCGCTCGCGGCGGTCGCCGTCGCCGACGTGCCGCCGACGAACTAG
- a CDS encoding DUF5336 domain-containing protein, giving the protein MSMSAPDFKSLSRNDQIALGAGVLVFVASFLPWYGVKFKGELAAFGAGSATVNAWHGLAAFGLVLLLLGLVVVAAQTFAGANLPELPTSYEVVAAGLSCLGALFVIIKSFDLPSYSGADASVGLRWGGWILLILVVVQAVATVMRVMASGGFAASSGRPSAPVPPAA; this is encoded by the coding sequence ATGTCGATGTCCGCGCCCGACTTCAAGTCGCTTTCACGTAACGACCAGATCGCACTCGGTGCCGGTGTGCTCGTCTTCGTCGCCTCCTTCCTTCCCTGGTACGGCGTGAAGTTCAAAGGTGAGCTTGCGGCCTTCGGCGCCGGCAGCGCCACGGTCAACGCCTGGCACGGTCTCGCGGCGTTCGGGCTGGTCCTGCTGCTGCTGGGCCTGGTGGTCGTGGCGGCCCAGACCTTCGCCGGCGCCAACCTGCCTGAGCTGCCGACCAGCTACGAGGTCGTCGCCGCCGGCCTGTCCTGCCTCGGTGCGCTCTTCGTCATCATCAAGAGCTTCGACCTGCCCAGCTACAGCGGCGCCGACGCGAGTGTCGGCCTGCGGTGGGGCGGCTGGATCCTGCTGATCCTGGTCGTGGTTCAGGCGGTCGCCACGGTGATGCGCGTCATGGCCTCCGGTGGCTTCGCCGCGTCGTCGGGGCGCCCCTCGGCCCCGGTGCCGCCTGCCGCCTAG